Proteins encoded by one window of Aphis gossypii isolate Hap1 chromosome X, ASM2018417v2, whole genome shotgun sequence:
- the LOC114128506 gene encoding uncharacterized protein LOC114128506 translates to MTTTIKLKNSNNGDIVKNTLQGTISFQFKNGISVDITLDGSIRVTNQKANAVAAVNATGNISAVMHPVGFMFKKDEIVHVRANDMHFGNHKLAKIRPSGIHFKAIKSPLVYLVDEAGVRTNFSESFMNMERDITLDVLYKDCRHGAMYVNVCNDLLSDISSRVLETGTEWKLYDVSVVQENVHGFIRVIKEGRDKFEIRSSASVGTINLYSDAVDCTASHGTNHHFFVKKNNSRIHYEVRNKFMVRYGGYHTGFNECDEVSFF, encoded by the exons ATGACGACAACCATA aaattgaaaaacagTAATAACGGTGATATTGTTAAGAATACCTTACAGGGTACGATATCGTTTCAATTCAAAAACGGAATTTCCGTAGACATTACTCTTGATGGATCGATCAGAGTGACCAATCAAAAG GCGAACGCTGTGGCAGCCGTAAATGCAACAGGTAACATATCGGCAGTGATGCATCCTGTCGGTTTTATGTTCAAAAAAGATGAAATCGTACACGTACGGGCGAACGACATGCATTTTGGGAATCACAA GTTGGCGAAAATAAGACCTTCCGGCATCCACTTCAAGGCCATCAAAAGCCCGCTGGTGTACTTGGTGGACGAAGCTGGTGTTAGGACGAACTTTTCAGAGAGCTTTATGAACATGGAACGAGACATCACGTTGGATGTGCTGTACAAAGACTGTCGTCACGGAGCCATGTACGTGAACGTGTGCAACGATTTACTATCGGACATCTCGAGCAGAGTGCTCGAGACCGGTACGGAATGGAAACTGTACGACGTGTCGGTCGTACAAGAGAACGTTCACGGTTTCATCAG AGTGATCAAAGAAGGGCGCGACAAGTTCGAGATCCGGTCTTCGGCGTCCGTCGGCACGATAAATCTGTACTCGGACGCGGTGGACTGCACTGCGTCGCACGGCACCAATCATCATTTCTTCGTCAAAAAGAACAACAGTCGCATTCACTACGAGGTGCGCAACAAGTTCATGGTGCGGTACGGCGGATATCACACCGGCTTCAACGAGTGCGACGAAGTGTCGTTTTTCTGA